Proteins from a genomic interval of Stenotrophomonas maltophilia:
- a CDS encoding phosphatase PAP2 family protein, giving the protein MRTTRLELLADREARLCRRANHYCRRRRVRRLFAVISRLGDGVFWYVLMGALVLLDGFDGLRASVHMATTGLAALLLYKGLKRWTRRPRPYAADLRIRAWVAPLDEFSFPSGHTLHAVSFTIVALAYYPWLAPLLVPFTVGVALSRVVLGLHYPSDVLAATGIAIGLASASLAWLPLPV; this is encoded by the coding sequence ATGCGCACAACGCGGCTTGAACTGCTGGCCGACCGCGAAGCACGCCTGTGCCGGCGGGCCAACCACTACTGCCGCCGCCGCCGCGTGCGCCGCCTGTTCGCAGTCATCAGCCGGCTCGGTGATGGCGTGTTCTGGTATGTGCTGATGGGCGCCCTGGTGCTGCTCGATGGCTTCGACGGCCTGCGCGCGTCCGTGCACATGGCCACCACCGGCCTGGCCGCATTGTTGCTGTACAAGGGCCTCAAGCGCTGGACCCGGCGCCCGCGCCCGTATGCCGCCGACCTGCGCATCCGCGCCTGGGTGGCACCGCTGGACGAGTTCAGCTTCCCCTCCGGGCATACCCTGCACGCGGTGTCGTTCACCATCGTGGCGCTGGCCTACTACCCGTGGCTGGCGCCCCTGCTGGTGCCGTTCACCGTCGGCGTGGCGCTGTCGCGGGTGGTGCTGGGCCTGCACTATCCGTCCGATGTGCTTGCCGCCACCGGCATCGCCATCGGACTGGCCTCGGCCAGCCTGGCCTGGTTGCCGTTGCCGGTGTAG